AGGGTAAAGTGTATAATCTCCCCCATTTGCTCGTTGAGTATTTACCCAAACCCAATCTGTAACTATAATATCAACACTTCCAGATTGAAGAGCTATTGATGTAGCATTTTTTGAAGCTAATTTAACAACTTCAAGTTCAAAACCATTTTTAATATCAAGTTTATTATGTTTTAAAACATCTAATTCCCAATTAACAGTTCCAAAGGCTAAAACACCCACTTTTAATTTTTCCAAAGCATGTAAATTTGTAAACAAAAAACAAATTGTTAAAAATATGATTTTAAACATCTATCTACCTTTTAATTATTTTTTATATTGTATATCAAGTAAATAGCATCAATTTAGCATAAAAAAAGTTTTTTCAATTGCTATAATCAAGCTATAGAAACACCTTATAATTCCATCATGCAAAAAATTTCGCAAAGGATATACATGAATAAAATCGAAAAATTAACACTTGCAGTTTTGTTTTCTGCAATAACTGCATTTGGGCATGGAAGTGTTACACCACAAAAAGTTGACACAACAGGTTTAAAACAATTAGGTGATACTTGGGTATCAGAGAACCCATATAGTACAGATAATCCAAAAGCTGTAGAGATTGGAAGATCTGGATATAGTGAAAACTGTGCAAGATGTCACGGACTTGACGTTATCTCTGGTGGTATTGCACCTGATTTAAGAGAATTAGATAAGTTTGAAGATGAGTACTTTTTAGGAAAAGTATTAAGTGGTGTTACAAGAAATGGTAATGTTTATATGCCTTCGTTTGCTGATGTTTTAAGTCAAGAAGCAATTTGGGCAATTAGAACATATATTATGGATAGAAGAGCAAAAGACGGCATAGAGTAATATCATGAAAATTCTTAGATTATCAGTTTTATTTGCACTTTTAATAGTTTTTGCAAATGCAAGAAGTATTGAAGAGATTCAAGAAAGTGGTTATATAACTATTGCCGTTTATAAAGATTTTCCACCTTACTCATTTACAGAAAACAATGAGATAAAAGGGATAGATGTAGAGTTAGGTAAACTACTTGCAAAATCTCTTAAGGTAGAAGCAAAATGGCAATTGACAGGTTCAGATGAATCCTTAGCTGATGATTTAAGAATTAATATTTGGAAGGGCAATCTAATTCATAAAAACTATGCAGACGTAATGTTTAGAGTTCCATACGATTATGATTATTTAAGATTAAGAGATAAACAAACAGGTGAACTTGAAACAGATATGGTTTCTATTAAAGGGCCTTATCATAGTGAAAAATGGGTAATAGCAACACACAAGGAAAAAATTCCAAAGATAACAACTTTAGGAATTTTTGCTTACCATACCATAGGAGTTGAATTAGATACCCTTGCAGATAACCATTTAACAGGATTTGCAAGAGGTTTAATTAATAAAAATGTTAAACACTATTTTCACTTTAAAGATGCAATAAAAGATTTCAAAGAGGGAAAACTTGATGCAATTGCTGGATTAAAATCTCAATTGGAGTATCTATTAGATTTTAACAACAATAAAGATAAGTTTTATATGACAACAAAAATTCCTCAAGCAAAATCACACTGGGATATTGCAACGGCAGTTCATACTAGTTATAGACCACTAAGTTATCATATTGATGGATTAATTTCTGAAAATTATGAGAATAGAAATATTAAAAAAATATTTGAAAAGTTTGGAGTTAATTATTTACCCCCAATAGCAAGAACACAACAATAAAAAAGGAGTTGTCATGAAAAGTATACTCATTTTCGCTACATTAATTCTAACAATGTTAAACCTAGAAGCAAAGAATCCTATAGTATCTCCCACTTTTGATGATATAATCAAAATTACTATTGGCGAGGATGAGTATACCTTTGATGACAAAAATATTCAAGTAAAGGTACCCTCTTTTGCTGATAATCCTGTCCAAGTTCCAATTTTTGTTGATGCATCAAAAATAAAAAATCCTAAAAAGATGATTCTTTTTGCTGATTTAAATCCTATACCTGTTATTTTAACAATGACACCAAATGATTTTCTACCAATTATCTCAACAAATATAAAAGTTGCACAAGAAACCCCTTTAAGAGCATTAGTTTTAGACGAGAACAATTTATGGCATGTAGGAAGTGCAAATATTCATAGTAATGGTGGAGGATGTGACGTAACAAGTTTAGCTGCTGCTAATGGAAATGTTTCAGAAAACATAGGAAAAAGTAAAGGGAAAATATTTGATAAAAAAGATCAAAAAAGAGTTAAATTCTCAATATTTCACCCTATGGAAACGGGATTAGTTTTTGGAGCTAGTTCATTTTTTATAAATAAGATTGAGATAAAAGATGAAAATGACAAACTTTTAACTACATTAGATACAAGTGCAGCAATCAGTGAAAATCCAAGAATAACATTAGAAACAAAAAAAGAATTTAAAGAATTAAATATTAATTTTTTAGATACTGATGCAAATCATTTTGAGTTAAATATAAAATGAAAATTTTATTTTTAATAATACTATTTTTAAATTCACTTTTTGCCTTTGAGTATAACTTAAAGCCAGAGAAATTAGCTGAAAACAGCTACTATTTTTATGGGAAAGAGGAGTATTTTTCAAAGCAAAATGGTGGAGACATTGCAAATTCTGCTTTTATAATTACCAAAAAATCTGTTATTGTAATAGATACTGGTACAACAGTTGATTATGCTAATAGTATGAAAAAAGAGATTTCAAAAATCACTAAAAATCCCATAAAGTTTGTAATAAACACCCACCATCACCCTGACCATTTTTTAGGAAATAAAGCCTTTAAAGATGCAAAAATTTATGCAACAGAACATACCATTGAAGATATAAAATTAAATGGGGAAAAATATGTTTCTAATATGGTAAATTTAATTGGAGAAGCTGTTTACTCAACAAGAGCCTTAGCTCCTAATAAACTACTTGAAACAAAAAAACTAGTTTTGGATAACTACGAATTAGATATATTATATTTAGATGGTCATACAAAAAGTGACATTGCTATACTAGATAATAAGACAAAAATACTTTATGCTTCTGATTTAATTTTTAATCAAAGGGCTCTTGCTACTCCCCATGCAAATTTAAAAAAATGGATATTAGCACTAGAAGAATTAAAAAAGCTTGATTTTAAAGTTTTAGTTCCAGGGCATGGAAAGGTTACTTATTCAAAAAATGTTATTGATGAAAATATAAGATATTTAAAATTTTTAGATAAAACATTAAAAGATGCTTTAGAAAATGGTCTTGATACCTTTGAAGTTTTAGAACAAGAGGTTCCTAAAGAATTTAAAAACTACTCAATGTTTAAAGAGGAATATGAAAGAAGTATTATAAATTTATATAAAAAATATGAACTTCAATTCTCTTATTAAAAGATAAATAGCCTTTTATGCTATTTATCCTATTTTTTTAATATATTCAACTAGTAATCTAACACTAGCACCAGTTCCACCAAAATTATTATACCCCCAAACCTTTTCTCTATAAGCAGCTCCTGCTATATCTAAATGAAGCCATTTATTTTTATTCTCTTTTTTTATAAATTTATCTAAAAATAAAGAAGCAGTTATGGAACTACCTGCCCTTGACCCTGGAGAGTTTACTACATCTGCAATAGAAGATTTTAACATTTCAGGTAAATATCTATTATAGGGTAAAAATCCAACTAACTCGCCACTTTTATTTGAAGCTTTTTGTATTTGTTTTTTCATCTTTTCACTATGTCCCATAACACCAGTTGTATATTCACCTAAAGCAACAATGCAAGCTCCTGTTAAAGTTGCAACATCAAAAATAGAATCAATATCTTCTATCTCATCTTGTGCATAACATAAACAATCTGCTAAAACCAATCTACCTTCAGCATCAGTATTTGTAACCTCAATAGTAACACCATTTTTTGCTTTTAATATATCATCAGGCTTATAAGCATCACCGCCAATCATATTTTCAACTGCACCAATAATTCCATGAACCTCAACATCAAGTTTTAGTTTAGACACAGCTTCTAAAATACCTAAAACTGCACTCCCCCCACTTTTATCACATTTCATTGAAACCATATCTTGTTTTAAACTTAGTCCCCCTGCATCATAAGTAAGACCCTTACCTACAATAACAACTTTAGCTTTTGCCTTTTTAGGCTTATAAGTTAAATGAACTAGCTGACTTTCATGTCTTGATGCACGTCCAACTGCAAGCATTGCATTCATGCCATTATCAAGTAAATATTCTTCACCATAAATCTTACATTCAAGATTATTCTTTAAAGCTATCTCTTTTGCTTTCTGTGAAAAACTTTTTGGATAAAAATCTTCAGGTGTAGTATTTACAATAGTTCTTACCATGTTTACACTATCGCATATTTTTTTAGTTTCTTCAAAATCTTTTTTTAACTCTTCTAAAGTTTTTTTAGAGCCTTTTACATCTATAAAAATATTTATTTTTGATTCTTTTTTTTCACTTTTATAATCTTGAAAAGAGTATGCTCCAAGAATTAGCCCTTCAGTTAAATCTTTAATATTTAACTCTTTTTCCCCTACTAAATTTATTAAAATATTTTTGAATTTTGTTTTTTGTATGCTTCTTATTGCATTAGCAAAAGCAATTTTTAAATCCTCTTTTTTTAAACTTGTTGCACCAATATAAAGTTTATTTTCAAAAAAACATTCTTGAGATTCTTTCCCTTCAAAACCAATTTTTTTCAATTTTTTTGATATTTTTTTATCAATATTCTTTAGATTTTGTAAAACTATAAGTTCTAAATCATCATTAATATTTTTATTATTTGAATTAAATAATTTTATTTCCATTTCCATCCCTTTACTTAAGAGAATAAGGATATCAAAATTGTTATTTTTTTTAGTTAAAGAATAAAACTAATTTTAAACTTTATTTTGTTGGAATTATTATAGTAAATAAAGCTCCCATAAACTCTTCGCCATCATGTTCATATTTAACATTTTTTGCCAAGATATTACCTTTTAATTGTTTTACAATAATTTGATGACTCATATATAAACCTATACCTGTTCCTTGAGATTGATGTTTAGTAGTAAAATAAGGATCAAATATTTTTTCAATATTAGAAGAAGATATCCCTCCACCATTATCTTTTATACTCAATGTTGTATTAAAATCATTCTTTTTTACAGATATAAAAAGTAATCTTTTACCCTCTATTTCTTTTAATACATCAAGGGCATTGTTATAAATATTTATCAAGGCTTGAATTAATAAATTTTTATTTGCTAAAATAAATACTTCTTTTTCAATATCATAATATACTTGAACAAAATTGATTTTAAAAGAATCTTTTGTTAAATCATTTACTTTGTTAATTGCTTCAGTTATTTCAAATTCAAATACCTCAGACATATCTTCACTAAAAAAACCTCTAAAATCTTCTATTGTTCTTGATAAAAATTGTGTTTGAGAATTTATTTTTTCAAGGGATTCAATAGTTTCCTCTTTTGAAATCTCCATATCCATTTCAAGTTGAACTTTTAATCCAGTTGAAGCAGTTGAAATTGCAGATAGTGGTTGTCTCCACTGATGGGCAATATTACCAATCATCTCACCAATTGCAGAAGTTCTTGCTTGTTGTAAAATCATTTTTTCTTGCTGCTTCAAAACTGAAACATCAGAAAAGATACCTATATAATTAATAACTGTACCATCATTATTTTTAATAGTATTAATATTTAAATACTCTTCATATAATTCACCATTTTTCTTTTTATTTGTTATTTCACCATGCCATGAACCATTATCTTTTAACTCTTGCCACATCTGTCTATAAAAATCAGACTCTTTTATATTTGATTTTAGGATAGAAGGATTTTTACCAATAACCTCTTCATAACTATAACCTGTAGTTTTACAAAAAGAATGATTTACATCTATAATCTCATTTTTTGAATTAGTAATCATAATACCTTCATTGGTATTTTCATAAACAATTAAAGCCTGTTGCATCTTAAATTCAGTCTCTTTTCTAAGAGTAATATCAGTATGAGTACCAATAAGTCTAGTAGGTCTGCCTTTTTCATTTCTTTGAACCACAATACCTCTATCATGAACCCATTTATAAGAACCATCTTTACACATCACGCGATGTTCATTGGAATAAACTTCTGTTTCACCATTCATGTGAGAATTTATATCTTCATAAACTTTTTCTAAATCATCAGGATGAACTCTTTTTTTCCACTCTTCAAGAGAACCTTGAATCTCATCTTCTTTAAATCCAAGCATCTCTTTCCAAGCTTTTGAGAAATAAACTTCATTTGTATCCACATTCCAATCCCAAAGTCCATCACCTCTTCCATCAACAGCAAATTTCCATCTAAATTCACTCTCTTCAAGTTGTTTTTTTTGTTTATTTAATTGGGCTGTTCTTTTTTTCAATTCACTTTCTAATTCTTCATTATAATGTTCTAGAATTGCATTATTTCTAATAACTAGTTTTTCATATCTAAAAGCTAGATATGCAAATAAAAATGAAGCTAAAGTAATAAGAAAATATGCCATATAAAAATCTTTTTATTTTTTTTCTAAGGTAAAAATCCATTTTCCATTAGGTACATTAACATCAAATTCTAAAGGATTTTTACCAGTAAAATAATCACTTTTACTAAATAAAGGTCTATTTTTAGCATCTGGGTTAAAACCTTCAAGTTGATACTCAAAGCCATTATCTTTAATCTTATCTTCTAAGGATTTCATAATACCATCAACATATATAATTACAGTAGAAAATCCCCAAAATTTTTCTTTACTATTAATCTCTTGAAAAACGGGTTTTCTAGCAATTAATGCATATTTTTCATTTTGTATTAATTTAATTGGGCCTACAAATGTTATATCTCTTTTTTCAATAGCTAAAAGTGCTCCATCATCTCTTCTTTTATCTTTTAAAAGATCATGTCCCATAGCTATTTTATGCTCTTCATAGGGGTAAATATTTGTTACAATACCATCCTTTGCTAACTGTAAACATGCAATTGAATCTTTCCCTTTCATTATTTCAAATGCCCATTTATCAAAATCTTTGGTATTATAATTATTTTGCTTAAGTAAAAGTACTTGTGAGTCTATTGCTGTTACACCTTGTGAGATTTTCGTTTGAATCTCATTTACAACATTTAACATCAAAAGATTTGCTTTATTAGATATCTCTTTATCCTCTTTTTCTTTATAAAACATATAAAAACTAAGTAGGGTAAAAAATACAATAAGAAAGGTAATAACAAAAGTTACTATTGGTTTATTAATTTTCATTTCTAAAACTCATTATTTGTTTGAATTAATGTTATCATAATATGATTTAATAATCATTTTAAATAAAATCTCTTGATTATTTCTGATTATATAAAATTAAATAATTTTTTTAACTCACTTTTATATGAAGATGAAATGTAATAATTAATTTGAAGTCCTTCTCTTTTTGAAATAAAAATACCAGCATCTTTTAATTTTCTAAGATGTTGAGAAACAGGGGACTGTTTCATTTTTATCATATCGCTTATATCGCATACACAAAGTTTTTCATGTTTTAATAGAAGATAAACAATTTTTAACCTAACCTCACTTCCTAAAAGAGAAAAAATCTTTGCTTCTTTTATGAATACATCATTTAATTTTGAAATCTCTTTTCTTTCATTTTCAATGAGTTCCTCATTTATTTCAGTTCTTAAACAGCTAGTATCGTTTTTCAAAATCTTCCTTATTTTTTACTAAAATCAATTTTTGTTGCTAAATTTGGTTTTGACATATTTGGGTTTAATGGACTAAATGAACTATTTTGAGTTGTTTTAAAACTTTCTTTAGGAGTATTAGTTTCACAACAAGATTTATTTTTACTAAACTTATCTTTTAATAGATGGTATAGAATTAAAGCAATCATAATAAATGATGCTATCCAATTTATAATAGATATATCTTCATGATTTGTTACAATAGTTAAAACACTTAATTCTTTGAAAAAAGTATCATAAATAAAACCAAAAGCTAAAGATAAAACTGCAATAACTGATAAATATACTATTAATGCCCCTCTTCCTAACATCTTATAAACTACACTCATAGTTACCATACTTGTTGCAGGACCTGCTGTTAAAAATATAAATACAGCTCCAGGTGACATACCTTGCATCATAAAAGCAGCTGCAAAAGGTAATGATGCAGTAGCACAAGTATATAAAGGTATTGAAAAAAGCATAATTACAATATATGTCAAAAATTGGTTTTCAAATAACATTTGTGTATACTCTTTTGGAACAACCGATATAAAAAGTGCCCCTAGTATAAGCCCTATAATAAGAGCCTTTGCCATATCATTAAACAAAGTTACATATCCATATTTTAAAGCCCCTTGAAAAGAAAACTTTTTTGAAGCTTTTTTTGAACTGCAACAACTAGATGAAGAGCAACAAGAACTACTTGATTCTTCTTCAACATTTTTTTCACTAAATTTATTTTCTTTCTTCTCTCTAAACACAAAATTTTGTACTAGACCAACACTTATAGCAATAATTATTGAAGAGACTACTCTAAATGCTGTAAAGACAAAGCCAAATAAAGAATAAGTTGCCAAAATAGAATCAACACCTGTAATAGGAGTAGAAATTAAAAAACTCTGAACAGCACCTTTAGAAGCCCCCTCTTTTTTAAGACCTTGTGCTATTGGAATAACAGAACAAGAACAAACAGGTAAAGGAAGGCCAAAAATAGTTGCTTTCACAACAGAACTTGTTGAATCATCACCTAAATGTTTTGCCACAAAATCATCGGGGATAAATTGTTTTAAAACTCCAGCTATAAATAAACCAGCAATAATATAAATTGACATTGCATTTAACAAAGATAAAAAGTTTTCAAAAAAATTTAATACAATTTCCATTGTAACTCCAGTAGTATATTAGAATATGCTAATATACTATAATTGCCTTAATTAAAAATAAGTTATCTCGTGTTTTAAAATAAATTTGACTTAATTTAGATAAAATCTAAAAAAACTAAAGGTAAGGAATGAAATTAATAATAAATGGTGAAGCAAAAGAGTTTGAAGAAAACTCTACACTACAAACCATAATTACAAATCTAAAAATTGAAGATAAAGTTATGGCAGCAGCTGTAAATATGGAAATAGTTAAAAAAGATGAGTGGAATACTTATGTAGTAAAAGAGGATGATAAACTAGAGTTATTGCAGTTTGTTGGTGGTGGTTGATTAGATTAATTTAAAGTAGGGAGAGGGAAATGATTGCTGATATAAATTCAGTTTGTACTTACTGTGGTGTAGGTTGTGACATTACAGGTCAAGTACAAGATAATAAAATTTTAAAAATTTATGCACAAAATGATGGATATGTTAGTCAAGGTAAACTATGTATCAAAGGTGCAAAGGGTTTTGATTTTGTTCATAGTGAACAAAGAATTAGAAATACAAGAGTTAAAAAATCTTTTATTGAAAAAAACTTTGATGAGATGCCAAGGGAACTAAAAGCAAGGGCTAAAACCTTAAAAGATTTTGATGAGGAGTATTTTGAAACTCCCTATGAGTTTACAACATCCCTTGCCGCATGGAAACTTAGTGAAATTAAAGAAAAATATGGAAGACATAGTTTTTGTGGTATGGGAGGAGCTAGAACTTCATGCGAAAGTTCTTATATGTTCCAAAAGTTTGTAAGAGAGGGGATGGATTCACCCCATGTTGATTGTTGCGCAAGGGTTTGCCATAGTCCAAGTTTAAAAGGGATGAAGCCACTTATTGGTGAAGGTGCTGCTACAAACCCATTTGATGATATTTATAAAACTGAAAACATTATTATCATGGGTTCAAATACAACAGAAGCTCATCCAATTGTTTCAAATAGAATTATTAAAGCGTCTAAAGCAAAAACGGCTGAAGTTACAGTTATAGATGTAAGAAATATTCAAATAGGAAAATATGGTAAAGAGTTAGTAATTCCATATGAAGCAAATCTACTTGTTTTAAATATGATGGCTTATGTAATTTTGTCTGAAAAACTATATGACAACAAATTTATTGATTCAAGATGTGAAGGTTTTGAAGAGTACAAAGAATCGATTTTAAATGACCCATATGCAAATCCGCAATTTTTGAGAAGTATAAAAGGTTATGAAGAATTAGCTGATCAAATCCCTGAAGTAGCACGACAATATGCAAATAAAAAATCAATGTTTTTCTGGGGATTAGGAATAACAGAGCACCTTGATGGAAGTTTTGCAGTTATGGCAATTGTTCATTTAGCACTTTTAACAGGTAATATTGGAAAAGAGGGAACTGGACTTATGCCTTTAAGGGGACAAAACAATGTCCAAGGAGCCTGTGATACAGGTTGTTTACCATATTTTGACCCTGATTATGCAACTCCAAAAGAGATAGGTCTTATGACACCAGAGCTTATTGATGAGATGTTAAAAGATAATATCAAAGCGATGTATGTAATGGGTGAAGATATTGCCCACATTCATCCAAATCAAAATAAAATTCACAAAGCATTAGAGCATTTAGAATTAATTATTTCAAATGAACTATTTATGAATGAAATCTCTAAAAAAGCAGATATTGTATTTGGTGTAAAATCAGCCTATGAAAAAACTGGTGTTTATGTAAATGCCATGAGAAGACTTCATCTATCTCAACCCCTTGTGGAGAGTGATTTACCTGATGATTGGGAAGTATTAAGGGATATTGAAAATAAAATAAATGGTGAGTTTATTTATGAAACAAGTGAAGATGTATGGAATGAAACTAAAGAAAAGGTTTATTCTAGATTTCATGGGGCAACATACCATAAACTATCAAAAAATAGAAACAGAGGTATGCAGTGGCCAATCACAAAAGAAGATACTCCAATTTTACACTTAGAAGAGTTTAGAACTGAAAGTGGAAAGGGATATTTTCAATACCACCAATATAAATTAAGAGAGCAAATTGAAAAACTAGTTAAAGATATACCATTTGAAAAAAATGAATTTTATCTAACAACAGGAAGAACAATAGTTCATTATAACAATTCAGCCCAAACAAGACATAGTGATGCTCTAAATTCAAGATATGACAAAGATGTAGTTTTAGCATCAAAAGAGGATTTTGAAAGAATAGGAAGTGATCAAATTATAATGAAAACCCAATATGGTGAAACAGCAATTTTACCAGTTAAATATACAAGTAAAATCAAACCTGGAACACTTTTTACGACTTTCCACCATCCAG
The sequence above is drawn from the Arcobacter arenosus genome and encodes:
- the pedF gene encoding cytochrome c-550 PedF codes for the protein MNKIEKLTLAVLFSAITAFGHGSVTPQKVDTTGLKQLGDTWVSENPYSTDNPKAVEIGRSGYSENCARCHGLDVISGGIAPDLRELDKFEDEYFLGKVLSGVTRNGNVYMPSFADVLSQEAIWAIRTYIMDRRAKDGIE
- a CDS encoding substrate-binding periplasmic protein, which codes for MKILRLSVLFALLIVFANARSIEEIQESGYITIAVYKDFPPYSFTENNEIKGIDVELGKLLAKSLKVEAKWQLTGSDESLADDLRINIWKGNLIHKNYADVMFRVPYDYDYLRLRDKQTGELETDMVSIKGPYHSEKWVIATHKEKIPKITTLGIFAYHTIGVELDTLADNHLTGFARGLINKNVKHYFHFKDAIKDFKEGKLDAIAGLKSQLEYLLDFNNNKDKFYMTTKIPQAKSHWDIATAVHTSYRPLSYHIDGLISENYENRNIKKIFEKFGVNYLPPIARTQQ
- a CDS encoding quinoprotein dehydrogenase-associated SoxYZ-like carrier, which codes for MKSILIFATLILTMLNLEAKNPIVSPTFDDIIKITIGEDEYTFDDKNIQVKVPSFADNPVQVPIFVDASKIKNPKKMILFADLNPIPVILTMTPNDFLPIISTNIKVAQETPLRALVLDENNLWHVGSANIHSNGGGCDVTSLAAANGNVSENIGKSKGKIFDKKDQKRVKFSIFHPMETGLVFGASSFFINKIEIKDENDKLLTTLDTSAAISENPRITLETKKEFKELNINFLDTDANHFELNIK
- a CDS encoding quinoprotein relay system zinc metallohydrolase 1 encodes the protein MKILFLIILFLNSLFAFEYNLKPEKLAENSYYFYGKEEYFSKQNGGDIANSAFIITKKSVIVIDTGTTVDYANSMKKEISKITKNPIKFVINTHHHPDHFLGNKAFKDAKIYATEHTIEDIKLNGEKYVSNMVNLIGEAVYSTRALAPNKLLETKKLVLDNYELDILYLDGHTKSDIAILDNKTKILYASDLIFNQRALATPHANLKKWILALEELKKLDFKVLVPGHGKVTYSKNVIDENIRYLKFLDKTLKDALENGLDTFEVLEQEVPKEFKNYSMFKEEYERSIINLYKKYELQFSY
- a CDS encoding leucyl aminopeptidase, with translation MEIKLFNSNNKNINDDLELIVLQNLKNIDKKISKKLKKIGFEGKESQECFFENKLYIGATSLKKEDLKIAFANAIRSIQKTKFKNILINLVGEKELNIKDLTEGLILGAYSFQDYKSEKKESKINIFIDVKGSKKTLEELKKDFEETKKICDSVNMVRTIVNTTPEDFYPKSFSQKAKEIALKNNLECKIYGEEYLLDNGMNAMLAVGRASRHESQLVHLTYKPKKAKAKVVIVGKGLTYDAGGLSLKQDMVSMKCDKSGGSAVLGILEAVSKLKLDVEVHGIIGAVENMIGGDAYKPDDILKAKNGVTIEVTNTDAEGRLVLADCLCYAQDEIEDIDSIFDVATLTGACIVALGEYTTGVMGHSEKMKKQIQKASNKSGELVGFLPYNRYLPEMLKSSIADVVNSPGSRAGSSITASLFLDKFIKKENKNKWLHLDIAGAAYREKVWGYNNFGGTGASVRLLVEYIKKIG
- a CDS encoding PAS domain S-box protein encodes the protein MAYFLITLASFLFAYLAFRYEKLVIRNNAILEHYNEELESELKKRTAQLNKQKKQLEESEFRWKFAVDGRGDGLWDWNVDTNEVYFSKAWKEMLGFKEDEIQGSLEEWKKRVHPDDLEKVYEDINSHMNGETEVYSNEHRVMCKDGSYKWVHDRGIVVQRNEKGRPTRLIGTHTDITLRKETEFKMQQALIVYENTNEGIMITNSKNEIIDVNHSFCKTTGYSYEEVIGKNPSILKSNIKESDFYRQMWQELKDNGSWHGEITNKKKNGELYEEYLNINTIKNNDGTVINYIGIFSDVSVLKQQEKMILQQARTSAIGEMIGNIAHQWRQPLSAISTASTGLKVQLEMDMEISKEETIESLEKINSQTQFLSRTIEDFRGFFSEDMSEVFEFEITEAINKVNDLTKDSFKINFVQVYYDIEKEVFILANKNLLIQALINIYNNALDVLKEIEGKRLLFISVKKNDFNTTLSIKDNGGGISSSNIEKIFDPYFTTKHQSQGTGIGLYMSHQIIVKQLKGNILAKNVKYEHDGEEFMGALFTIIIPTK
- a CDS encoding CHASE domain-containing protein — its product is MKINKPIVTFVITFLIVFFTLLSFYMFYKEKEDKEISNKANLLMLNVVNEIQTKISQGVTAIDSQVLLLKQNNYNTKDFDKWAFEIMKGKDSIACLQLAKDGIVTNIYPYEEHKIAMGHDLLKDKRRDDGALLAIEKRDITFVGPIKLIQNEKYALIARKPVFQEINSKEKFWGFSTVIIYVDGIMKSLEDKIKDNGFEYQLEGFNPDAKNRPLFSKSDYFTGKNPLEFDVNVPNGKWIFTLEKK
- a CDS encoding ArsR/SmtB family transcription factor, whose product is MKNDTSCLRTEINEELIENERKEISKLNDVFIKEAKIFSLLGSEVRLKIVYLLLKHEKLCVCDISDMIKMKQSPVSQHLRKLKDAGIFISKREGLQINYYISSSYKSELKKLFNFI
- a CDS encoding SO_0444 family Cu/Zn efflux transporter, producing MEIVLNFFENFLSLLNAMSIYIIAGLFIAGVLKQFIPDDFVAKHLGDDSTSSVVKATIFGLPLPVCSCSVIPIAQGLKKEGASKGAVQSFLISTPITGVDSILATYSLFGFVFTAFRVVSSIIIAISVGLVQNFVFREKKENKFSEKNVEEESSSSCCSSSSCCSSKKASKKFSFQGALKYGYVTLFNDMAKALIIGLILGALFISVVPKEYTQMLFENQFLTYIVIMLFSIPLYTCATASLPFAAAFMMQGMSPGAVFIFLTAGPATSMVTMSVVYKMLGRGALIVYLSVIAVLSLAFGFIYDTFFKELSVLTIVTNHEDISIINWIASFIMIALILYHLLKDKFSKNKSCCETNTPKESFKTTQNSSFSPLNPNMSKPNLATKIDFSKK
- the thiS gene encoding sulfur carrier protein ThiS → MKLIINGEAKEFEENSTLQTIITNLKIEDKVMAAAVNMEIVKKDEWNTYVVKEDDKLELLQFVGGG
- a CDS encoding molybdopterin oxidoreductase family protein, translating into MIADINSVCTYCGVGCDITGQVQDNKILKIYAQNDGYVSQGKLCIKGAKGFDFVHSEQRIRNTRVKKSFIEKNFDEMPRELKARAKTLKDFDEEYFETPYEFTTSLAAWKLSEIKEKYGRHSFCGMGGARTSCESSYMFQKFVREGMDSPHVDCCARVCHSPSLKGMKPLIGEGAATNPFDDIYKTENIIIMGSNTTEAHPIVSNRIIKASKAKTAEVTVIDVRNIQIGKYGKELVIPYEANLLVLNMMAYVILSEKLYDNKFIDSRCEGFEEYKESILNDPYANPQFLRSIKGYEELADQIPEVARQYANKKSMFFWGLGITEHLDGSFAVMAIVHLALLTGNIGKEGTGLMPLRGQNNVQGACDTGCLPYFDPDYATPKEIGLMTPELIDEMLKDNIKAMYVMGEDIAHIHPNQNKIHKALEHLELIISNELFMNEISKKADIVFGVKSAYEKTGVYVNAMRRLHLSQPLVESDLPDDWEVLRDIENKINGEFIYETSEDVWNETKEKVYSRFHGATYHKLSKNRNRGMQWPITKEDTPILHLEEFRTESGKGYFQYHQYKLREQIEKLVKDIPFEKNEFYLTTGRTIVHYNNSAQTRHSDALNSRYDKDVVLASKEDFERIGSDQIIMKTQYGETAILPVKYTSKIKPGTLFTTFHHPESKINYIFGDEADELILTARFKSLRVEVESA